The following is a genomic window from Nitrospira sp. SG-bin1.
ATGGGTCACATCGTTATGGTGATTGACGGTCACAAAGAAGACACAAAAAAGGGAAGGCACAGAGCCTTCCCTTTTCCTGGATCGTCGGCCCCTGCGCCTAGCGCTTGGAGTACTGGAACCGCTTGCGCGCGCCCTTCTGCCCGTACTTCTTGCGTTCCTTCACGCGTGAGTCACGCGTGAGCAACCCTTCTTTCTTCAGGGGGCTGCGGGTCGAGGGGGTCATCGCCACGAGCGCCCGCGCGATGGCATGGCGGAGCGCGCCGGCTTGCCCGGTCGGGCCGCCCCCATAGACGGTCGCGCTGATCGAGTACTTGCCCATCAGGCCGGCCATCTCAAGGGGTAGCTGAATAATTTGCCGGAGAGTGAGACGAGGAAACGCCTTCTCCAACGGCTTATCGTTCACGATGATATCGCCCGCGGTGCCTGTGACCCAGGCTCGGGCGACCGCGC
Proteins encoded in this region:
- a CDS encoding 30S ribosomal protein S9 — protein: MAVVTQYATGRRKCAVARAWVTGTAGDIIVNDKPLEKAFPRLTLRQIIQLPLEMAGLMGKYSISATVYGGGPTGQAGALRHAIARALVAMTPSTRSPLKKEGLLTRDSRVKERKKYGQKGARKRFQYSKR